The proteins below come from a single Chryseobacterium bernardetii genomic window:
- a CDS encoding SH3 domain-containing protein: MNKLLLLILAILISCKSPSQEGNKNINITNLEQSFINKKEKEFLDNFPKDFQTFKNTFGWNDEKDSAQILYKDSNSYIDYWFSLIQKPQYNKYETSIIEISKNGKWEADAVNYFKIKSIEYIKTNKKYDLINSLSKNDAESVLNFLLHSAHPKPDEVLLANLTIEKQNIAKEILSLNTSNETKRSSFETYINNEDYFIKTFDVNKDGISDKIVSNKPYQGENLFIFFGDKQGKYSLALETRNFSEDGGNIISDILPISGNKGFTIKTSFPDRGCYEKEYNIILQNNIWLLKNIIYKTMSDVSLDAVKYICDVPQNIDIQKSGWTDKIIPIPEENVRDKKCRVEKNQNTKSSYHIQDADGYTNLRKDKSSSSPILQKINTGEKIEVLDQNGDWWLVVSKDGKKGYVHKSRIKTE; this comes from the coding sequence ATGAATAAATTACTTTTATTAATACTTGCTATATTAATATCATGCAAGAGCCCTTCACAAGAAGGGAATAAAAACATTAATATTACAAATCTTGAACAATCTTTTATAAATAAGAAAGAAAAAGAATTCTTAGACAATTTCCCAAAGGATTTTCAAACTTTCAAAAATACATTTGGCTGGAACGATGAAAAAGATTCAGCTCAAATTCTTTATAAAGATTCTAACTCTTATATTGATTATTGGTTTTCACTAATTCAAAAGCCTCAATATAATAAATATGAAACCTCAATAATAGAAATTTCTAAAAATGGGAAATGGGAAGCTGATGCTGTAAATTATTTTAAAATAAAATCAATAGAATATATTAAAACAAATAAAAAGTACGATCTAATAAACTCTTTATCAAAAAATGATGCAGAATCAGTTTTAAATTTTTTATTACATTCTGCCCATCCAAAACCAGATGAAGTATTATTAGCTAATCTAACAATTGAAAAACAAAATATAGCCAAAGAAATATTATCATTAAATACTTCAAATGAAACTAAAAGAAGTTCATTCGAAACCTATATCAATAATGAAGATTATTTCATAAAAACTTTTGATGTCAACAAAGATGGTATCTCTGACAAAATTGTAAGTAATAAACCTTATCAGGGAGAAAATTTGTTTATCTTTTTTGGTGATAAGCAGGGAAAATATTCATTAGCGCTGGAAACAAGAAATTTTTCCGAAGATGGAGGTAATATTATTAGTGATATCCTTCCAATCTCTGGTAATAAAGGATTTACTATAAAAACATCCTTTCCTGATCGTGGATGTTATGAAAAAGAATATAATATTATCCTCCAGAATAATATTTGGCTCCTTAAAAATATTATCTATAAAACAATGTCGGATGTTTCTCTGGATGCAGTAAAATATATTTGTGATGTGCCTCAGAATATTGATATACAAAAATCAGGATGGACTGATAAAATAATACCTATTCCTGAAGAAAATGTGAGAGATAAAAAATGTAGAGTAGAGAAAAATCAAAATACAAAAAGCTCTTATCACATCCAAGATGCTGACGGCTATACTAATCTAAGAAAGGATAAAAGTTCTTCTTCTCCAATCCTGCAAAAAATAAACACAGGAGAAAAAATTGAAGTTTTAGATCAAAACGGAGACTGGTGGCTGGTAGTTTCTAAAGATGGAAAAAAAGGATATGTTCATAAAAGCAGGATAAAAACTGAATAA
- a CDS encoding DUF5675 family protein, which yields MHFLSQIYHETDRLRTAKEYADGVKYDPGKHPDAIKSGNTIKGDGEKYKGRGLMQLTWKNNYKIYKSYSGIDVVTNFQNVSDILSNACESAGWYWKQGKILSVGTRWKGPADAPSYIKIHKPDYPKNTITWEDNGKKKEYGTVNMGLIADDDKVDLISYLVNGGANGLQERRTYVITLKTLFEYPQKCINKAQASPTPSNGPASSVTIRLVRKWQTKKSTIGEFTIDNTQIKGFILEEKGPDTTDSGKEQRVPIGTYNLEWHSGTKIKKELKLFNDVVSKDRAILIHSGNTADDTEGCLLPGTTKSTDFVGGSKDKLKEIFTYVEEIGIKNAKIIITQAYE from the coding sequence TTGCATTTTTTATCACAAATTTATCATGAAACTGATCGTCTACGAACTGCGAAAGAATACGCTGATGGAGTTAAATATGACCCTGGAAAACACCCAGATGCAATTAAAAGTGGAAATACAATAAAAGGAGATGGTGAAAAATATAAAGGCAGAGGATTAATGCAGTTAACATGGAAAAACAATTATAAAATCTATAAATCTTATTCTGGAATTGATGTTGTTACAAACTTTCAAAATGTTTCTGATATTTTATCAAATGCCTGTGAATCTGCCGGTTGGTATTGGAAACAAGGAAAAATATTAAGTGTTGGCACAAGATGGAAAGGCCCAGCTGACGCTCCTTCCTATATAAAAATTCACAAGCCTGACTATCCTAAAAATACAATTACATGGGAAGATAATGGCAAAAAAAAGGAATATGGAACAGTAAATATGGGATTAATAGCTGATGATGATAAAGTAGATTTGATAAGTTATTTAGTAAATGGAGGAGCAAATGGCCTACAAGAAAGAAGGACCTATGTAATTACATTGAAAACATTATTTGAATATCCTCAAAAATGTATAAATAAAGCCCAAGCTTCACCAACTCCTAGTAATGGACCGGCTAGTTCAGTAACAATAAGATTAGTTAGAAAATGGCAAACTAAAAAATCAACAATTGGAGAGTTCACAATTGACAATACTCAGATCAAAGGATTCATTCTTGAAGAAAAGGGACCTGATACTACGGATTCAGGCAAAGAACAACGTGTTCCTATTGGAACTTACAATCTAGAATGGCATTCTGGTACAAAAATAAAAAAAGAACTAAAGCTATTCAACGATGTTGTATCTAAGGACAGAGCAATCTTAATCCATTCTGGTAATACTGCAGATGATACTGAAGGATGCTTACTACCTGGAACAACTAAATCTACAGATTTTGTTGGTGGCAGTAAAGATAAACTAAAAGAAATCTTTACCTATGTGGAAGAAATAGGAATTAAAAATGCTAAAATTATAATTACCCAAGCGTATGAATAA
- a CDS encoding M23 family metallopeptidase, with protein MAKKGVLRITGNTAPKTGEKAFYKVTEWYPDTPANERNESLITWELFRKRENGKFTTTHIKKKVGEFTFGKDAWQYTYRVEGYLDKPEGKEPMSIIVQPQKNKQQAPQKEKDILGVKLTFQDGTPVNKKLSYRDRLWATAKCQGLEGEPIVFTLWEDDEKGDGHNKKNQSVVKSPPVLVDSQGYARWNFTLLNTYIAIANQREDDKKQHEYYVTAEYNGKIKASDNANADNPEYKAPSTPHKPAGGAKPQPNPDSPKGSTRPHSPNNQPDKKGVITQVKLTDKNGKEFTKNPKFGETIIVHIESKNLVGKKYILKIWEHDMVGNNDLLYNHEHTFLADKINLSMPLTPAMQKTGELGNDKKNPDSGEYWKGGQQEIFAEVIFLNISSKSQTIDVDILETPRPQNNGNTATGVKNQPKPEQKSTCICQEQYKDLVWGGKVSCEFRKKVVQICAELWGENRKIEMANGLMAVMNVETASSFKAHQIMGKSLQDINSITKDDFWLYKKDKTGKIVSKSSRAVGLIQFTQDALESIEEFASGSGFDKLHEVKLKFAKMGEVKQLDYVKKYFEKSKAKIKSPEDIYLHVFAPKGVGKKDDYVLYDKDIDGEKYRQNKSVDEENNNDKKIQRNEILGRYNISFSQGLGNKPKIFKCESNATIPQSSPPKSTKWHDPVDNPMLCLYTQNGNYRPRYNVFGTVRKERSNHNHQGIDFLALPGSNAYACVDAYVEFISIQSGYGNVICLKVKDPKEFLKRKRDFNLQYSNMGEIQSGPGFSFNGDFYLFYAHLQEIEKSLKAKQEISCGTIIGKNGTSGYGQTKDPHLHFEIRSSATGGGLTNRCHPGIFVYYKDENTMSQKEKDYQKEIAQKFWD; from the coding sequence ATGGCGAAAAAAGGCGTTTTAAGAATCACTGGCAATACAGCTCCCAAAACAGGAGAAAAAGCATTTTATAAAGTTACTGAATGGTATCCCGATACTCCGGCTAACGAACGAAATGAATCCCTTATTACCTGGGAACTGTTCAGAAAGAGAGAGAATGGTAAATTTACCACAACTCATATCAAGAAAAAAGTTGGCGAATTTACATTTGGTAAAGATGCGTGGCAGTATACCTATAGAGTTGAAGGATATCTCGATAAACCTGAAGGTAAAGAACCAATGTCTATCATTGTACAGCCTCAAAAGAATAAGCAGCAGGCTCCCCAAAAAGAAAAAGATATTCTTGGTGTAAAGCTTACGTTTCAGGATGGAACTCCTGTTAATAAAAAATTAAGCTATAGGGACCGCCTGTGGGCTACTGCAAAATGCCAGGGGCTGGAAGGCGAGCCTATTGTCTTCACACTCTGGGAAGATGATGAAAAGGGAGACGGCCATAATAAAAAGAATCAATCTGTCGTAAAATCTCCGCCTGTTCTGGTAGACAGCCAGGGGTATGCCCGTTGGAATTTTACACTGCTTAATACCTATATCGCTATCGCCAACCAGAGGGAAGACGATAAAAAACAGCATGAGTACTATGTTACCGCGGAATACAACGGAAAGATTAAAGCATCTGATAATGCCAATGCCGATAATCCAGAATATAAAGCTCCTTCCACTCCCCATAAACCTGCAGGAGGCGCTAAGCCACAACCTAACCCGGATTCTCCAAAGGGGTCTACAAGACCTCACTCCCCTAATAACCAACCGGATAAAAAAGGAGTAATTACCCAGGTAAAACTGACCGATAAAAACGGCAAAGAATTTACAAAAAACCCTAAATTTGGGGAAACCATAATTGTTCATATAGAGTCTAAAAATCTGGTGGGCAAAAAATATATCCTTAAAATATGGGAACATGATATGGTAGGAAATAATGATCTGCTATACAACCATGAACATACTTTCCTGGCAGACAAAATAAATCTTTCCATGCCACTCACTCCTGCTATGCAAAAAACCGGAGAATTAGGAAATGATAAAAAGAACCCGGATAGCGGAGAATACTGGAAAGGCGGACAACAGGAAATCTTTGCGGAAGTGATCTTTCTGAATATATCATCTAAGTCTCAGACTATTGATGTGGATATTTTGGAAACTCCGAGACCGCAGAATAATGGGAATACAGCGACTGGGGTGAAGAATCAGCCGAAGCCGGAACAAAAATCAACTTGTATTTGTCAGGAACAGTATAAAGATTTAGTATGGGGCGGAAAAGTGAGTTGTGAATTTAGAAAAAAAGTAGTGCAAATATGTGCTGAATTATGGGGAGAAAATAGAAAAATTGAAATGGCCAATGGATTAATGGCTGTGATGAACGTTGAAACAGCAAGTTCATTTAAAGCACATCAGATAATGGGTAAATCTTTACAAGATATAAACTCAATCACAAAGGATGATTTCTGGTTATATAAAAAGGACAAAACAGGAAAAATAGTTTCAAAAAGTTCTAGAGCTGTTGGCCTCATTCAGTTTACTCAAGATGCATTAGAATCAATAGAAGAATTTGCATCAGGAAGTGGATTTGATAAATTGCATGAAGTGAAATTGAAGTTTGCAAAAATGGGTGAAGTAAAACAATTAGACTATGTAAAAAAATACTTCGAAAAATCTAAAGCTAAAATTAAATCACCAGAAGATATTTATTTACATGTTTTTGCCCCAAAAGGTGTTGGAAAAAAAGATGATTATGTTTTATATGATAAAGATATAGATGGTGAAAAATATAGACAGAACAAGAGTGTGGATGAAGAAAATAACAATGACAAAAAGATTCAAAGAAATGAAATATTAGGTAGATATAATATTAGTTTTAGCCAAGGTTTAGGTAATAAACCAAAAATATTCAAATGTGAAAGTAATGCAACAATTCCTCAAAGTTCTCCTCCTAAAAGCACTAAATGGCATGACCCTGTTGACAATCCAATGTTATGCCTATATACTCAAAATGGGAACTACAGGCCTAGATATAATGTTTTCGGAACAGTTAGAAAGGAAAGAAGTAATCACAACCACCAAGGAATAGACTTTCTTGCCTTACCAGGATCAAATGCTTATGCATGTGTTGATGCATATGTAGAATTTATAAGTATCCAATCAGGATATGGAAATGTAATTTGTTTGAAAGTAAAAGATCCTAAAGAATTTTTAAAAAGAAAAAGAGATTTCAATTTACAATATTCGAACATGGGGGAAATACAGAGCGGACCAGGTTTTAGCTTTAATGGAGATTTTTATCTATTTTATGCTCATTTACAAGAGATAGAAAAATCGTTAAAAGCCAAGCAAGAAATTAGCTGTGGGACAATCATTGGCAAAAATGGTACAAGTGGTTATGGACAAACTAAAGACCCACACTTACATTTTGAAATTAGAAGTTCTGCCACGGGTGGTGGATTAACTAATCGATGTCATCCAGGTATTTTTGTTTATTACAAAGATGAAAACACAATGTCACAAAAAGAAAAAGATTATCAAAAAGAAATAGCACAAAAGTTTTGGGATTAA
- a CDS encoding DUF4280 domain-containing protein, translating to MKNYIIQQGDSFSSLAQQFKLKNEDILKTYHNLHCAQEDVMQEPVPGKKIIIPEDSQFMAEEKESQSSPAAFPEETTDEVMNEGSSSEEQPGESPSTGKAEQKQEKKEEKEDKDDEGSSGPHEGKYFVIQKGTVQCNQGFKFPKFKVTSQQKHYWNNKEGEADYLAVTEDDIQLDPPAQPFGQCKLKPTAGGYLPCAYAAAGKWQKPYEKVKILGKSCLTEISELMCTTGGKITILKHGQQSEAGKSQVNSADAKEQQVYNPVVNFEKFQAETDEEGAEAW from the coding sequence ATGAAAAATTATATCATACAGCAGGGTGATAGCTTCAGTTCACTTGCTCAGCAGTTTAAGCTGAAAAACGAAGACATCCTAAAAACCTATCATAATCTCCACTGCGCACAGGAAGATGTTATGCAGGAACCTGTTCCGGGAAAGAAAATTATCATTCCGGAAGATTCTCAGTTTATGGCTGAAGAAAAGGAATCCCAATCCTCCCCTGCTGCTTTCCCGGAAGAAACTACAGATGAGGTAATGAACGAAGGATCTTCTTCAGAAGAACAACCCGGTGAAAGTCCGTCAACAGGAAAAGCAGAACAAAAACAGGAAAAAAAAGAAGAAAAGGAAGATAAAGATGATGAGGGCAGTTCCGGTCCTCATGAAGGAAAATACTTTGTTATCCAGAAAGGAACCGTGCAATGCAACCAGGGTTTCAAATTCCCTAAATTCAAGGTAACCAGCCAGCAAAAACATTATTGGAATAATAAGGAAGGTGAGGCAGACTATCTTGCCGTAACGGAAGATGATATACAGCTTGATCCTCCTGCTCAGCCTTTTGGACAGTGTAAGCTTAAGCCTACTGCCGGCGGATATCTTCCCTGTGCTTATGCAGCTGCAGGAAAATGGCAAAAGCCTTATGAAAAGGTAAAAATCCTGGGAAAAAGCTGCCTGACTGAAATCTCTGAACTGATGTGTACCACAGGCGGAAAAATTACCATCCTGAAACACGGGCAGCAGAGCGAAGCTGGCAAAAGCCAGGTGAATAGTGCAGATGCTAAAGAACAGCAGGTTTATAATCCTGTTGTCAACTTTGAAAAATTCCAGGCAGAAACTGATGAAGAGGGGGCCGAAGCGTGGTAA
- a CDS encoding LysM peptidoglycan-binding domain-containing protein: protein MEIDFLEYKVRNGDTLNSIASRLGITGEELKLFHNSHCQKIDRIWFEHLNEVKSIFVPIHITTEKQKDYERRNTLPPLRLSASFFAKTYQVSETFESPFEKSLTIDYRISLDFRKDQNKNIYTTSYRQDHFKTNGETPESKISELSLACMKSIMPIDFTLSDSGKITGLADHKKITETFAENRKGLEDFFIGQISEKYMDTFERNIADEQFFLQQFRSTLLFQTLFPKMDWFHKKTNWTESFYFLSNSFSVSCNMEIEHENEDQDHIITTLTGNNIEFYSLQELKTGYKNNQPPENPVSGEIIIKYTTHRKNKNLIRAYGSINLSREAESVQQHTITITQG from the coding sequence ATGGAAATTGATTTTTTAGAATATAAGGTTCGTAACGGTGATACCCTGAATTCCATTGCTTCCCGGTTAGGCATAACGGGAGAAGAACTTAAACTATTTCATAATTCCCATTGTCAAAAAATAGACCGGATATGGTTTGAGCATCTTAATGAAGTGAAAAGCATTTTTGTTCCCATCCATATTACAACCGAAAAACAAAAGGATTATGAAAGAAGAAATACACTTCCCCCTTTACGGCTGTCAGCTTCATTTTTTGCAAAGACCTATCAGGTCTCTGAAACTTTTGAAAGCCCGTTTGAAAAATCTTTAACAATAGATTATAGGATTAGTCTTGATTTTCGTAAAGACCAAAATAAAAATATTTATACCACTTCTTACCGTCAGGATCATTTCAAAACCAATGGTGAAACTCCGGAAAGTAAAATAAGTGAGCTTTCCCTTGCCTGCATGAAAAGCATCATGCCAATTGATTTTACCCTAAGTGATTCAGGTAAAATTACCGGGCTTGCAGATCATAAAAAGATAACGGAGACATTTGCTGAAAACCGTAAGGGCCTTGAAGACTTCTTTATCGGACAAATATCCGAAAAATACATGGATACTTTCGAAAGGAATATTGCAGATGAGCAGTTTTTCCTGCAACAGTTCCGGAGTACCTTGTTATTTCAGACCTTATTTCCTAAAATGGATTGGTTTCATAAGAAAACGAACTGGACAGAATCATTTTATTTTCTATCCAACTCCTTTTCGGTCTCATGCAATATGGAAATTGAGCATGAAAATGAAGATCAAGATCATATCATAACCACCTTAACAGGAAACAATATAGAATTTTACAGTCTGCAGGAACTCAAAACAGGATATAAAAATAACCAACCGCCTGAAAACCCTGTTTCAGGAGAAATTATCATTAAATACACCACCCACAGGAAAAATAAAAATCTTATTCGCGCCTACGGCAGTATAAACCTCTCGCGTGAAGCAGAATCAGTTCAACAACACACCATCACAATAACACAAGGATAA